The following are encoded in a window of Oncorhynchus masou masou isolate Uvic2021 unplaced genomic scaffold, UVic_Omas_1.1 unplaced_scaffold_921, whole genome shotgun sequence genomic DNA:
- the LOC135538155 gene encoding very-long-chain (3R)-3-hydroxyacyl-CoA dehydratase-like translates to MLACIDTDWKLLTWLRYSIWMPLYPLGVLAEAVAVIQSLPLFDETRLYSIPLPPVLGSSFSFSFTLKIYLALMFLGLFINFRHLFRQRRRRMRSRKRNMN, encoded by the exons ATGCTGGCCTGCATCGACACAGACTGGAAGCTGCTGACCTGGCTGAGATACTCCATCTGGATGCCTCTCTACCCTCTGGGGGTGCTGGCTGAGG ctgtagctgtgatcCAGTCCCTGCCTCTCTTCGATGAGACCCGTCTGTACAGCATCCCTCTACCTCCGGTCCTGGGCTCGTCCTtcagcttttccttcactctgaagATCTACCTGGCCCTCATGTTCCTCG GTCTGTTCATCAACTTCCGCCACCTGTTTCGCCAGAGGAGGAGACGAATGCGCTCCAGGAAGAGGAACATGAACTGA